The Ostrea edulis chromosome 1, xbOstEdul1.1, whole genome shotgun sequence genomic sequence tttgtttacaaaacaaataataaactctctaaaatgagcttctgtgatgatgtataaccttaattttcatgtgaaatctttcaaacacattagacagtagattttgttcattaaaaggggaaaacaaaattttgggtaaaatcgtgaatcagtcccttaattaattaataatattaataataataaatttattttgtaaagcgtaaaatccatattgctctaaacgatatttaaataacaataaaataagtaAAACAAGTTGTATAAGAACAAATGACTTgtaggtgaagataaggagtcCGTTATGATTGCACAACATAGTAATCTTGACTTAGATTTCATCTGCACAGACTAGTtataataaattgtaaacagatgagtctttagtttagatttaaagatacagagactagcagcagttctgatatcatatgGTAGAGCATTCCACAGTTTAGGGCCAGCCACACTAAAAGCTCGAGTTTGAATCACAGATGAAGTGGTAAATGGCACTTGTAGTAGGCTCTGATCACTGGACCGCAGAGTTCTGGAGGGAGCATAGGGTGTTATGAGTTCCTGCAGATTGGATGGAGCCATGATGTGGACTGTTTTGTACACTAACACCAATGTCTTGAAGATGATTCTCTGCTGAACTGGCAGCCAACGGAGGGAATGTAGTACTAGTGTAATGCTGTCATATTTGTGGGTGCCTGAGATGATTCTGGCTGCAGCGTATTGGATGGTTTGGAGCCGCTGAATCTGCTTTGATGGTAAGCCGTAGTAGAGAGAGTTACAGTCGTCCAGCTTTGTTGTTATGAAGGCATGGACAACACATTCCAGCGATTCCCTGTCCTGATATCTCCTCAGCTGGCTCAGGTTCTTAAGGTGGATGAAGGCACCTCTGCACACTGATGATATATGTGCCTCCATGGTCATGTGACAGTCAATGGTTACACCAACGCCCTTGGCCTTAGTAACAGGAGTGATAGAGTCGTCTCCTACTTGCAGTGATGGTGTGTGCAGCTTAGAGGCCATTTGTTTGGAGGATATCACTAGCACCTCAGTCTTGTCTGTGTTGATCTTGAGGTGATGCTGAGCCATCCAGATTTGAACTGACCACAAGCAAAACTCCATCTGACTGACTACAAGAGCGGTCTGTTGGACTTTAAAGCTGATATACAGTTCATTATCGTAAGCATACATGTGGTACAAGACTTGAATGTATCCAAGAAATtgtttattatgtctccccttcccagaaggggggtatattgttttggtgtgaattcttcttccgcttttcatacaaagtttggccgggccataatttttttttatcttttgacacaggcctttgatatttggtatgtgagtataccatgataagacagtgttatttgtgatgaccttgaccttttatgtaaagtcaaataatagaagtttttgggcattttttgttgttgtccgGACAATAACTTTTTGTCTTTCGACATAGGCCTTTggtatttggtatgttggtaagtttaatttactatcatatgttcacaacactgttccttggttgaagcacatatatacatataagtgACTGTTATGTCCCAATaaccattttaaaaatgatcagTGGCGAATTTAAGGGAGgcacagccccccccccccccccccctaaaattttcaaatttaaggtaaatcgtggtatcttgtttagaaaaatatacttaaccataaaagaaacaataattttttCTACCCCCGGagatataaatgacaaaatctgttgatttcttgaattactttattgggagaacttattttttttccaaaacccttaaaatttgcgtcagtttattaatttcaccttataaaaatgatagaaaatagtacaaatgactaaataggagacatatttcaagccctataaaatctgtaaaatccagactccctgcctcataaagtggcgcccccgtaaccgtaattcctggatctgcccctgatGATCCCTAAAATGTGTTAAATGCGAGAGGTGTTGAAGAAGTTgaagttcaggagccacgtttcaCAGGAAAGTATATGTACCGTAGTTGCTTAAATGCAATGGTGTGAAATTCCCCCTCgaaaaattaaattcatctCTTTTATGCGTCTACTTCGAATAGCGATATTCAAACTTCCCCTCGCGTATCAACTTTTCCCCCgtggaataggtcctcagttccCCTTGCTTGCCGTACGAAGCGATTCAATGAGGCGGTCATTcagatgagaccgaaaaaatccgaggccccatgtcacagcaggtgtggcacaataaagatccctccctgctcaaaggccataaacgctgagcataggcctaaattttgcaccccttcaccgacaatggtgacttctccatatgagtgagagattctcgagagggacgttaaacagtatacaatcaatcaatcaaccttgtgTTTAACCAGTGGCGGATCTTAACATTTCTTAAGATGTCTTGAGACCCGTAGTAAGTCCAGAGCAAAGCCCTCGTGGTGGCCAGGGGGCGAAGTCCCCTGAAACTACTGCGTTCtgacaaaaataaaaccaacATGCTTTTTTGGACACTTCTATACTgatcatatttgtgaaggggAGGGTGTTCCCGGCGCGCTATGTTCAACTATAGTCCTGCATgaaatgaaatccttcgtaaccaaaaaaaaaaaaaaaaaaaaaaatccctcgGATactatacaaatgaaaaatttcaCTATACAaaaggaaaattatacaatacaaatgaaaaatcaaatattgcaacgtttgacaagtcatccatacttcaggtgcctgtgtctAGGATAGGTCCTAAGAAGTCATAGTGTTATATTTAACATACTAGTGTAACATATTTTCCATCACCGGATACTTTCGTTATTtccatcacaagatatagaatatacatcacaagatatagaatatacatcacaagatatagaacatacatcataagatattaaacatacatcacaagattatcgaacatacatcacaagatattaaacatacatcacaagatattaaacatacatgtacatcacaagatattgaacatacatctgacacaagatattgaacatacatctgacacaagatattgaacatacatcacaagattatcgaataaagcaacgttttacacgcatGCTACACTTGTGTTTATAGTGGATTTTTAAAGTTGACCGGGTATTACGAGACATTGCTTCTCTGGAGATAATGTTGGGACCCCAGTTTAATTCCAACGTATTTctttaataaattgaaatgtaCAACGAGATCGGTGAAAtaacaaaattcttgtaaaaggTGACCCGAAATACCCTAAATTACTGTAGCATGGCGGAAATCATCATGTTAGTTGTGTCTACACCAAAGTATCTTCCTCTCTAGCTCCCCGAATGGTTATTCATTGCGGGGATGGGGCTTATCATATTGCAGAGAGAATTATAATCTAATAATTGATGCAATACACCCTCTGTTAAGGTCATTACGGAATTGCGTCAGAATGTGACACCGCGCGCCGCCGTAGTACACGCTTAGATGTTGTAATATAAACAACCACCTTTCGTTTAATTGCAATTACTACTGAGTCTCAAGTTATAGTTCGACTCTTTCGAGATGACAActactgtatatattttattgaaattgttCACAATGACGATTTTATTGAAAGGATTTGTATTACAACGTGAAGGTAAGGCTTTTGACCGGGTATGGAGGCACATAATGGTCAGAAATTTATGTATTCTAGCAAATTGTCTTAGACATTtgacaggggcggatccaggaattgtggttacgggggcgccattttatgaggcagtgggtccagggcgaagccctggtggggaagctcctggattttacagattttatggggcttgaaatatttctcctatcaAGTCATTTgtgctattttctatcattttaataaagtgaaatcaataaaatgacccaaattttaagggttttttggaaaaaattaggttctcccaataaaataattcaagaaatcaaaggattttgtcatttatttctccgggagtggaagaaattattgcttcttttatcgtttagtacattttccgaaacaagataccgcgatttaccttaaatttgataattttagggggggggggggctgcgccccctctaaatccgccactgtttgattattttatttttcgttGTTTGAAGTCCCATTCGAGTAATTTTTACTCGTATTGAGACGTTAGCAGCCTCGGGTGTAGAAGCAGACATTTGGACTTCAGTACGACGCTTTCAGTCGTAACAGACTATAGCAATACGGGTTCTCTATCGTAAATaagagttttccattatcaGGTATCGTTTTATTGACTCTAGCAGCCAATTTcgatattttgaattattcattcatatacatgtaatacggAGCGAAGCTACAATCTCATTTTTCCTCCAGATTCCACACACTGGCTTAGAGTAGCAGAAGAAGAACTGCAATCCGCGCTTAAACAGACTGTGAACACGAACAAAGCGAAAAATGTGATTTTGTTCGTTGGTGACGGCATGGGTCTTACCACTGTGACAGCGGCCAGGATTTACAAAGGCCAACAGGGTGGACAGCCCGGCGAGGAGGGTATCCTGGAATTCGAAAAGTTTCCTCATGTTGGTTTGTCCAAAGTAAGGCAATATTGATATCATCTGTTCACTTGAATCCTAGGAAAGATAGGAAAGTTAGTTTTCTTACTAGTATAAATTATGATGTAGGGGTTTACCTCATCTTAAATCGGTACAAAACTTACAATATACTTAATCTTTATAAAGAATTGGGTTGGGAACCGCTTGAAAgcagaagaaaaaaacataaaattatcCAATTTCATAAAATGGTCCACGGCCTAGTTCCCGAGTACTTTTGTATATCCTATCTAAATGTCATGACTGGGATATAGCAAGCAAAGCAACGAGCTCGCGTCATTGATTACACTTATGAGTAACATATTCTTGCTAACTTTTAACTAAAATTTAGATTGTCATATTTGgtatttgcatttttatttaaaagtatcTTCAAAATCGGTTATTTATTCATCGTCGTCTTAAAAAAAACCATGCGAAAATGGAAGAAAAAGCATGTTTCTTAATAATGAAAATACGAGATGAAAACACACGGAATTACTGGTATTGGATACATATGTCAGTAGCGTTTTGAATTATTGCTGTGAAGtttggttgttttgttttgccaaatttataaaacaataaatgtagaatttttgtaattttgtacAAGAAATATAGTCATTTTTCACAACAGTCCATGAATTTTGTTCACATAGACGTACTTGCCCAACAGACAAGTGGCGGATTCTGCCGCCACCGCCACTGCCATGCTCGTCGGTGAAAAGACAAACTGGTATACACTGGGAGTGACAGGAAAAGCCCAATTTGGGGACTGTAATTTTCCTAAAGAGGCGGAGATAGACACCATTCTCCAGCAATCAAAAATGGAAGGTAGGCCGAGTGACATAAAGGCACTGCGGTGCATATAGGTTAAGCAAGACATTTTCCTGTGTTTTGCCTCAGACTAGAATGACGCTGTCATTGGATAAAACGCGTCACATGATTGCCGTCTATTGatggattgtatattgtttaacgtccttctcgagattatttcactcatatggagatgtcaccactgccggtgaagggctgcaaaagttaggcctatgctcggcgcttacggcctttgagcagggagggatctttatcgtgccacatctgttgtgacacggggcctcggtttttacggtctcatccgaaggaccgccccatttagtcgcctcgtacgacaagcaaggggtactgaggacctattccaacccgggTCCCCGCAAAATTTAGACGGCAATATGGTGTCCGTCTTTTAAACTGTATTTcttatacatatttacatattgGTCTTcgacaaaacaaaacacttgTTAGGCTTTTACCGACTGTTTACAGTCGGGTTGTTCCTGGAATAATCCGGCAAATTAGTAAACAAACCCAATCAGTAATAATTCATCAATTTGTGAATATGGTAGAAAAGTTTATTCATAGTGTTTGAGACCGAATTACTTTTTAGAAGTGGGAGGTGTACAATTTGGTTTTAGAGTTCAAAACAAGTGTGCTGTCTGAGAACACAGAACAAACGTTGACGTCCTTCACTGATATTCCATAATCAACGACTCATGCCCGAGTAGATAGGCCTCCAACTGATAAGCGGACGTTAACCAGACAACTAttcattttaaagttcactgaCCGCTCGAACCTCGATTGATATTAGGAAATTGAATTCCCTAAAGAATATGGATGGTTTCAAGCACAGtttagttgggttttttttttcttcaaatcttTATGATTTGGAACATATATGAAAGATCCGTTACCATTTCACAGCAGTATATTTGTTCTCTCAGGAAAATCCACAGGGATCGTCACAACTTCCCGAATAACCCATGCTACGCCTGCTGCAGCCTACGCCAAAATACCACACCGTAATTGGGAGTCGGACGCTGACCTAACAAAATACAATGTCAGCGGGCGCTGCAGGGATATAGCACAACAGCTGATATACAATAACTCTGAAATCGACGTAATATCATATACTTTTCTCATTCAAATGTCATTAACTCTCATCAGCATAAAGGTAGCAGAGTTAGACCTCAATACTTCTGTTGTAGGTGTTATTTGGAGGTGGGAGACGGAGTTTTCTCCCAAAGACAACAAAAGACAccgaaaaaaattcaaacaactTGCGGCAAGATGGGAAGAATCTCATCAGGGTATCTATATTTGGACAAAATTTTATTGCATATCAAAAATGACAAAGACACAATATAGACAATTTAATTATCCAGGAATGGAAGGTCATTATGGAAGATATTGGACAGAGGTACAAGTACGTGGAgaacacagaagagttccaatCTATCGATCCCTCGGCCACGGACAAAGTTCTAGGTGTGTGCTCAGAAGTTATTCGTAGCTGTTTAGTGTTGTAAATCTCCctaataatgatatttttaaaaaataatgcttTAGAATTGAATAACCATTTGAAAACTTCACAAATGGATCCAATTCTTTGAAGCTGAAAGCTGACTCGGAACCATGCTTCTATAGTAGTACTTAGTAGTATTTTGTTGATAAAATGTTTATGTTGAGagagattacatatcttaaATTTAGACGgtaaatgtttgtaaaaatttAAAGATGATAACTACTGTACTCAGTAGTTAAATATCctgaaatcatttaaattcgtgttcgccaattttcgtggattttcaagttttaaaaaaaaaaagtttcatttGGATGTAATGTCTTGGATATGGTTTCTATATAATGAGACATTTTTAGAAAGTAGATTGTGTTTTTTCTTGTGTTTTGAAATTCGTGGGGTGGGAGAACCTAcgaatttcacaaaatttgaGTCCCCGTGAAATCTGATGATTGTACTATATTGTAAGCTGTAAGTACTAATAAGCCTTTGTCATTGATATAGGACTATTCGAAAGCAGCCACATGCAGTATGAACATATGCGGGACAAAGGACCCAAAGGGGAGCCCTCTCTTTCAGAAATGACGAGAAAGGCGATCCAAATACTGCAAAAGAATAAGAAGGGATTTTTCTTGCTGGTTGAAGGTAAGAATATTATTCGAAATCGGTGTAGCTTATTCGCAGCATTACTGACAGGTTTTGTGCCCCCTCCCACTACACACACAGAACAAACAAACTTTCACTGATTTTTCCTTCAATAAACTGTTCATATGAATTCAATTACAAGTTGTAGGGGGTATGCAGGATTTGCCATTTGTATCCGTCCCGTGTTACACCCCAAATCATCGCCCGtcccgtctgtctgtagacacaTGTACAGTATTAAGAATAGCGTTTTACGTgtccgtctttagacgggacgcattatggtacagtgatgtctgtccgtccgtccatccgtctgtctgtagacacaGTATTAAGAATAGTGTTGTATgtgcccgtctttagacgggacgtattatggtacggTGATGTCttacgtccgtccgtccgtctgtagacataGTATATTAAGAATAGCGTTGTATgtgcccgtctttagacgggacgtattatggtacagcgatgtatgtacgtccgtccgtctgtccgttgGGAGTGTTCTGTTTCtcttttcatttctctgtcacaaaTCAAACTGAAACTTGCAATGTGGCTTCTTTGTGAGTCACTCTACCTCCTGTTGcaattttcatccatttcaAATTACCTTACAGGAATTCTGCTACTTTATGtgaaatttaatgttatatggagggGACATGATTCGTCCATCTGACTCCTCccccagttttcaagtgaagactttcttattttacagagtgatTGTAAcggtattgaagatgtgtatgtggcaaggattttgattttctttcatttttgcaAAACTTACGGGCTGTTGAACATaatcagttttgaggaaatatatgATTTGTCCATTACactaattttctttgatgtttgaaaaaaGTACAGGTTTTTGAACTTGGTCAATACTcgggaaaatattttacacacagagcTGTCGGCTTGTCTATCTTCCTCCTATCACCTCTTTTAAGCTAGTGCCTATATCAAACAGAATGCAAATGGAAGTATATCATAGCTGAACGATGGCTGATATTACCGTtagtaaagttctacaacttaCTGTTTCCCAGTTTGTTTGGTATTTCATGATCTGTCTAGTGTCTAGTGCAGGGTTTAGAggcttgatatacatgtatatttaagaCTTTAAAGTCGAATGCAAGTGGTAGTTATATGGCCCAAACTTGATCATCTGGGACATTTATGGATGATTTCTTCCAGATGCTTTACTTCTGTTTATTATGTGGagaagtttgaatgaaattgtgTATGTGGCCCGCTGTATATATAATTCTTTCAGTGTACTTAAAAGTCGGATCGTCGGTAACAGATGGACAAATTGACACAGTCCTTCATAATAAATAAGCATATTTGGAATTGTACCAAGCGCGCCAAAATTTAAATAATCCTAATTTTAGTAACCATACAAAGTACAGTCTCGACATATTTTTACTGTTTTATGTTTTTCTCTTGGAAGGGTTCATGTTCTTACAAAAAAACATCTATTTCATGGACAGGTGCCAGAATCGATCATGCACATCACGATAATATTGCCAAGCGTGCGTTGACAGAGACTATCGCGATGGATAAAGCAGTTAAAGTAGCAGCGGAAATGACGAAAGAAGAAGACACACTTATCATTGTAACAGCCGACCACTCTCACGTGTTCAACATAGCGGGATATCCAAAGCGAGGCAATGATATTCTAGGTAATAAGAAAATTTAGCATCTGTCGACTTGTAaaagattaaaattttacatgtatcatagtgTAGTGATGATTTTGCAGGCGTGGTTGACCCGATTTCAAAAGATTGGTACCCTACAGATAACATGCCTTTCACTACCCTGCTCTACGCCAATGGACCTGGAGGCATCATGCCGAACACAACAAGGCATGACCCTAGAAATGTCAACACAAGTAAGTTGTCGCAATTATTTTGTTATTCTCCTGGTTCAAGACCTTTCTGTTCCTTTCTCTAAAGAAACAAATTCATTTTGCAGCCGCTGACGATTACACGCAGACCAGTGCTGTTCCATTCAAGTCGGAGACTCATGGAGGTGAGGATGTCCCAATCTACGCACGCGGGCCCTGGTCACACTTGATCCACGGCGTGCACGAGCAACATTACGTTTATCACGTGATGTCATTGGCTTCCTGTGTGGGAACACAGAAGACAAAGTGTTCGAAACTTATAAATGCTGGTCAGACTTACAACACCAATGGTGTAACTACATTAACTTTAGTGGCAGTATTGTACTCTCTATTATGATTCACTATGATCTCAGGAGAAAATTAATATTCATGATACTAGATCTCGCGAGAATTGGATATGCATGTTGATAATTCAGACAGTTTTAGtgttttttgaatttttgaaaacaatacattgtatttttgtaatatttaacGTGACCACACATAGTGCATCAATACGAGAAATGACGTCAACGAATTAAGTTTTTTTCATATCGGAACATTCAAGAGCTAGGAGTTAATCAGTGGATCGGTCGTCACCCTTTAAGAGAAAAGTTACATTATTAGCGCGTGTTATTCCCcttttataaagattttttctgCATGATTGATTGTGAAATGTGcatgatttatatttattttatacttgCGTCAGAGTAATGACAACGTCTAAAGATCCATGACAAAAGAATTTCAAAACTGCAAATATCTTACTTAAATCACATGCATCATGTTTCATTATTTTAATAGTTCAATTTAATATTTGGTATGCAAAGTATcagcaatatttttcaaattggtttttgtaaacataataaagtacatgaatataacaagtcatatataattatcattatgtgcGTGGA encodes the following:
- the LOC125678753 gene encoding alkaline phosphatase-like isoform X2, whose product is MTTTVYILLKLFTMTILLKGFVLQREDSTHWLRVAEEELQSALKQTVNTNKAKNVILFVGDGMGLTTVTAARIYKGQQGGQPGEEGILEFEKFPHVGLSKTYLPNRQVADSAATATAMLVGEKTNWYTLGVTGKAQFGDCNFPKEAEIDTILQQSKMEGKSTGIVTTSRITHATPAAAYAKIPHRNWESDADLTKYNVSGRCRDIAQQLIYNNSEIDVLFGGGRRSFLPKTTKDTEKNSNNLRQDGKNLIREWKVIMEDIGQRYKYVENTEEFQSIDPSATDKVLGLFESSHMQYEHMRDKGPKGEPSLSEMTRKAIQILQKNKKGFFLLVEGARIDHAHHDNIAKRALTETIAMDKAVKVAAEMTKEEDTLIIVTADHSHVFNIAGYPKRGNDILGVVDPISKDWYPTDNMPFTTLLYANGPGGIMPNTTRHDPRNVNTTADDYTQTSAVPFKSETHGGEDVPIYARGPWSHLIHGVHEQHYVYHVMSLASCVGTQKTKCSKLINAGQTYNTNGVTTLTLVAVLYSLL
- the LOC125678753 gene encoding alkaline phosphatase-like isoform X1, giving the protein MIVIRLCFLSAFVHVGFSQNEDSTHWLRVAEEELQSALKQTVNTNKAKNVILFVGDGMGLTTVTAARIYKGQQGGQPGEEGILEFEKFPHVGLSKTYLPNRQVADSAATATAMLVGEKTNWYTLGVTGKAQFGDCNFPKEAEIDTILQQSKMEGKSTGIVTTSRITHATPAAAYAKIPHRNWESDADLTKYNVSGRCRDIAQQLIYNNSEIDVLFGGGRRSFLPKTTKDTEKNSNNLRQDGKNLIREWKVIMEDIGQRYKYVENTEEFQSIDPSATDKVLGLFESSHMQYEHMRDKGPKGEPSLSEMTRKAIQILQKNKKGFFLLVEGARIDHAHHDNIAKRALTETIAMDKAVKVAAEMTKEEDTLIIVTADHSHVFNIAGYPKRGNDILGVVDPISKDWYPTDNMPFTTLLYANGPGGIMPNTTRHDPRNVNTTADDYTQTSAVPFKSETHGGEDVPIYARGPWSHLIHGVHEQHYVYHVMSLASCVGTQKTKCSKLINAGQTYNTNGVTTLTLVAVLYSLL